In a genomic window of Halobiforma lacisalsi AJ5:
- a CDS encoding rhomboid family intramembrane serine protease codes for MRLLGTVLAAAVAVTFAASIAAVRRLQNPERPWREIAGDRLVLGVPWGTLVVTAFVLAVYLFVQDGITDFSDPVTIPYRAWSYFYPLGILTGSFAHAGPGHLVSNLAGTVVVSPLAEYAWGHYPDSGDDGRLRSNPWVRALFVFPAVVIGIGLLTSLFSLGPVIGFSGIVFAFVAVALVQYPITTLVAAIGVQSVLTTIYRALQSPIYRYVAEPSPPSAPSWAAVAIQGHALGFFVGLVIGIALLERRDTRPDALRIWAAVLIYAVSRGLYQIYWFGEGNVFYLYRGPGIVIVAVLALVITVALTASERPAVPRKIARRLARARTELSVDRPLEIAAGSGPDRGAEGGNPDTDGTDRFDRVYDIAGGYRNSRATRLTSLHRRGVAFLCVLLVLAALAGMAIPVNVVAVDGAAHSPESAIEIEDYTIEYAENVENELVSDFGIEYLDESLEASGVIVASERRNIWMEAVTADHLAYTGEETVTVGGPGWRSTVHVERAGWEPVGNDPVYQVRMGESPDPETVVFESDDAQAEVRIDDRFVTVASEDGEFVLEVTVDGTDAVETVAIPAADESTAAAGLEFERQDDTVYAITDGTVVAVATEESYD; via the coding sequence CGTCGATCGCCGCCGTTCGACGCCTCCAGAACCCCGAACGCCCGTGGCGCGAGATCGCCGGCGATCGGCTCGTCCTGGGCGTCCCCTGGGGCACGCTCGTCGTGACTGCGTTCGTCCTCGCGGTCTACCTGTTCGTCCAGGACGGGATCACGGACTTCTCCGATCCGGTCACGATCCCCTACCGCGCCTGGTCGTATTTCTACCCGCTGGGGATACTCACGGGGTCGTTCGCCCACGCCGGCCCGGGCCACCTCGTGAGCAATCTGGCGGGGACGGTCGTCGTCTCCCCGCTGGCGGAGTACGCCTGGGGTCACTACCCGGACAGTGGCGACGACGGCCGACTCCGATCGAACCCCTGGGTCCGGGCGCTTTTCGTCTTCCCCGCCGTCGTCATCGGAATCGGACTCCTCACGAGTCTGTTCTCGCTGGGCCCCGTAATCGGATTCTCGGGCATCGTCTTCGCGTTCGTCGCCGTCGCGCTCGTCCAGTACCCCATCACGACGCTCGTCGCCGCGATCGGCGTCCAGAGCGTACTCACGACGATCTACCGCGCGCTCCAGTCGCCGATCTACCGCTACGTCGCCGAGCCGAGTCCGCCGTCCGCGCCCTCGTGGGCCGCCGTCGCCATCCAGGGCCACGCCCTCGGGTTCTTCGTCGGCCTCGTGATCGGGATCGCCCTCCTCGAGCGCCGCGACACCCGCCCCGACGCGCTCCGGATCTGGGCGGCAGTCCTGATCTACGCCGTTTCGCGTGGCCTGTACCAGATCTACTGGTTCGGCGAGGGCAACGTCTTCTACCTCTACCGGGGCCCCGGCATCGTCATCGTGGCCGTGCTCGCGCTCGTGATCACGGTCGCGCTTACCGCCTCGGAACGACCCGCCGTGCCGAGAAAGATCGCCCGCCGACTCGCTCGCGCCCGGACCGAACTGTCGGTCGATCGGCCCCTCGAGATCGCGGCGGGGAGCGGCCCCGATCGGGGAGCCGAGGGTGGCAACCCCGACACGGACGGCACGGACCGGTTCGACCGCGTCTACGACATCGCCGGCGGCTACCGCAACAGTCGGGCAACCAGACTGACGTCGCTGCACCGCCGCGGTGTCGCGTTCCTCTGTGTCCTGTTAGTCCTCGCGGCCCTCGCGGGCATGGCGATCCCCGTGAACGTGGTCGCGGTCGACGGGGCGGCCCACTCCCCCGAGTCGGCGATCGAAATCGAGGACTACACGATCGAGTACGCCGAAAACGTCGAGAACGAACTCGTTTCCGACTTCGGTATCGAATACCTAGACGAGAGCCTCGAGGCCAGTGGCGTCATCGTCGCGAGCGAGCGGCGCAACATCTGGATGGAAGCGGTCACCGCGGATCACCTGGCGTACACCGGCGAGGAGACGGTCACCGTCGGCGGCCCGGGCTGGCGTTCGACCGTCCACGTCGAACGCGCGGGCTGGGAGCCGGTCGGGAACGACCCCGTCTATCAGGTCCGGATGGGTGAATCCCCCGACCCCGAGACCGTCGTCTTCGAGTCCGACGACGCGCAGGCCGAGGTACGGATCGACGACAGGTTCGTCACCGTCGCCTCCGAGGACGGCGAGTTCGTCCTCGAGGTGACCGTCGACGGGACCGACGCCGTCGAGACCGTGGCGATCCCCGCGGCCGACGAGTCCACCGCGGCCGCCGGCCTCGAGTTCGAACGGCAAGACGACACGGTCTACGCGATCACCGACGGGACCGTCGTCGCCGTCGCGACCGAGGAGAGCTACGACTGA